A window of Halobellus sp. LT62 contains these coding sequences:
- a CDS encoding amidohydrolase family protein, with translation MGRFVIDTHVHGQRVAVNFQDREEKPDYATLSRLMWNAEDADQADDDAEIVTYRNTDRLLYDMDLYGVDMVCLQPGFGFSDRLHGKMVEEHPDKFVAFAHPYETNRKAVAGEEEWDIDRACEEMDERLSQDGFVGIGEMLPFDPTITDRAERIPWEERHDQLRKIYDVAAKHDVPVRWHPGSVNGGYERDPGTLLPDRRDIKYAIDLHLEYPEVPVIIDHGGVQGNWRKNVEDSCNVAATYDNVYIEIGNYWADLLKRPMNDPNIGPEQLIWGTDWGASWINTNNPANRSTGEYDYPPSRWTQIKSRGLQAHQCDAWGTSMRQIDKFVRDQDIPADDLNLIMGGNVCRLLDIEPPHKRLFPEYI, from the coding sequence ATGGGAAGATTCGTTATCGACACACACGTTCACGGTCAGCGGGTCGCCGTGAACTTCCAGGACAGAGAGGAGAAACCGGACTACGCCACGCTCAGTCGCCTGATGTGGAACGCCGAGGACGCCGATCAGGCGGACGACGACGCGGAGATCGTCACGTATCGCAACACGGACCGACTGCTGTACGATATGGACCTCTACGGGGTCGATATGGTCTGTCTCCAGCCTGGGTTCGGGTTCAGCGACCGCCTCCACGGGAAGATGGTCGAGGAGCACCCCGACAAGTTCGTCGCGTTCGCGCACCCCTACGAGACGAACCGGAAGGCGGTCGCCGGCGAGGAGGAGTGGGACATCGACCGCGCCTGCGAGGAGATGGACGAGCGGCTGAGCCAAGACGGCTTCGTCGGCATCGGCGAGATGCTCCCGTTCGATCCCACGATCACGGACCGCGCCGAGCGGATTCCGTGGGAGGAGCGTCACGATCAGCTCCGGAAGATCTACGACGTCGCCGCCAAGCACGACGTGCCCGTCCGCTGGCACCCCGGTTCCGTCAACGGCGGCTACGAGCGCGACCCCGGGACGCTGCTGCCCGACCGGCGCGACATCAAGTATGCGATCGATCTGCACCTCGAGTACCCCGAGGTCCCGGTCATCATCGACCACGGCGGCGTCCAAGGCAACTGGCGGAAGAACGTCGAGGACTCCTGCAACGTCGCGGCGACGTACGACAACGTCTACATCGAGATCGGTAACTACTGGGCGGACCTCCTCAAGCGGCCGATGAACGACCCGAACATCGGTCCCGAGCAGCTGATCTGGGGCACCGACTGGGGCGCGTCGTGGATCAACACGAACAACCCGGCGAACCGCTCGACCGGCGAGTACGACTACCCGCCGTCGCGGTGGACGCAGATCAAGAGCCGCGGCCTGCAGGCCCACCAGTGCGACGCGTGGGGCACGTCGATGCGACAGATCGATAAGTTCGTCCGCGACCAAGACATCCCGGCCGACGACCTCAACCTGATCATGGGCGGGAACGTCTGCCGCCTGCTCGACATCGAACCGCCGCACAAGCGGCTCTTCCCGGAGTACATCTAA